In Acaryochloris marina S15, a single genomic region encodes these proteins:
- a CDS encoding IS1 family transposase (programmed frameshift) produces MQCPLCGHSKAHKHGKMPNMLQRYRCPECQQTFTERFDTLYYRRQVSPEQVRQVLQAHAEGSSLRGITRTSGLAYNTVVSLVRAASQRSQQLHNGQVQAVETEDVSADEMWSFVKKQKHCLPHELEMGDCWMAITLANTSGVILSCRVGKHTDSLLNELVTSTEGKTDCKDWNSDDWGGYERVLPWEIDHYIGKDRTQRLERTNGIIRQHSGRWHRRQNKFGKVWAQTKVTARLVVSYFNWIWTHSRLKTTAAQRADLASRAWHWDDILTYPTIV; encoded by the exons ATGCAATGCCCACTATGCGGTCATTCCAAAGCACACAAGCATGGCAAGATGCCCAACATGCTTCAACGATACCGTTGTCCTGAGTGCCAGCAGACCTTTACTGAACGCTTTGATACCCTTTACTATCGTCGTCAGGTGAGTCCAGAGCAGGTCCGACAAGTTCTCCAAGCCCATGCAGAAGGGAGTAGTCTTCGAGGTATCACTCGGACCAGTGGCCTGGCTTACAACACTGTAGTCTCTCTAGTAAGAGCTGCTAGCCAACGATCTCAGCAACTCCATAATGGCCAAGTGCAAGCCGTTGAAACGGAGGATGTCAGTGCAGATGAAATGTGGTCCTTTGTG AAAAAGCAAAAACACTGTCTTCCCCATGAGCTAGAGATGGGTGATTGTTGGATGGCGATTACCTTGGCAAACACAAGCGGCGTGATCCTCTCGTGTCGTGTGGGCAAGCACACCGATTCATTATTGAATGAACTGGTGACTAGCACTGAAGGTAAGACCGATTGCAAGGACTGGAATAGCGACGATTGGGGGGGGTACGAAAGAGTGTTGCCTTGGGAGATTGACCATTACATTGGCAAGGACAGAACTCAACGACTCGAACGCACCAATGGCATTATTCGACAGCACAGTGGTCGATGGCATCGACGCCAGAACAAATTTGGCAAAGTGTGGGCGCAAACCAAAGTCACTGCTCGATTAGTGGTCAGCTATTTCAATTGGATTTGGACACACAGTCGGCTTAAAACAACGGCGGCACAACGTGCTGATCTAGCCTCGCGAGCTTGGCATTGGGATGACATACTCACCTACCCCACAATTGTTTGA